From a single Streptomyces liliifuscus genomic region:
- a CDS encoding TetR/AcrR family transcriptional regulator: protein MSNSQQRDADRPGARGTDRSLARRAELITIGRKLFADTSYDALSMDDIAKQAQVAKGLIYYYFKSKRGYYLAIVQDSVAELISRAAGGLELPPAERVHRTIDGYLRYAENNHAAYRTIISGGVGFDAEVHAIREGVREAIVETIAEGAYGRRKIAPLPRMALLGWLCSVEGATLDWIHHYSLPRDLMRELLVKMLGGTMRAIEELDASYPAPQAARRDA from the coding sequence TTGAGTAACAGTCAGCAGCGTGATGCCGACCGCCCCGGAGCGCGCGGCACCGACCGTTCCTTAGCGCGCCGCGCCGAACTCATCACCATCGGGCGGAAGTTGTTCGCCGATACGTCCTACGACGCACTGTCGATGGACGACATCGCGAAACAGGCGCAGGTGGCCAAGGGACTGATCTACTACTACTTCAAGTCCAAGCGCGGCTACTACCTGGCGATCGTCCAGGACTCGGTGGCCGAGCTGATCTCCCGGGCGGCCGGTGGCCTCGAACTGCCCCCGGCGGAGCGGGTGCACCGCACCATCGACGGCTATCTGCGCTACGCCGAGAACAACCACGCCGCGTACCGCACCATCATCAGCGGGGGCGTCGGTTTCGACGCCGAGGTGCACGCCATCCGGGAGGGCGTGCGGGAGGCCATCGTAGAGACGATCGCCGAAGGGGCGTACGGGCGACGGAAGATCGCCCCGCTGCCCCGTATGGCGCTGCTCGGCTGGCTGTGCAGCGTCGAGGGGGCCACCCTCGACTGGATCCACCACTACAGCCTCCCGCGCGACCTCATGCGCGAGCTGCTGGTGAAGATGCTCGGCGGCACCATGCGCGCCATCGAGGAGCTGGACGCCTCCTACCCGGCCCCGCAGGCCGCACGCCGGGACGCGTGA
- a CDS encoding glycoside hydrolase family 18 protein produces MFSSLRPRVRFRALVSAACCAVLGAGLLAGAGTATAAGPAEQAAAPKAAGSKVVGYFTEWGTYDRKYLVKNVETSGSAAKLTHINYAFGNVTGGKCAMGDNYAATERTHTAAESVDGVADTWDQPLRGNFNQLRELKKKHPNLKVLWSFGGWTWSAGFTEAARNPAAFAQSCYDLVENSKWADVFDGIDIDWEYPNACGATCDTSGRAAYKNLMSAVRAKFGGSALVTSAIPADATAGGKLDAADYAGAAQYVNWYNPMTYDFFGAWDATGPTAPHSALNSYSGIPKAEFHTSATIAKLKGMGVPASKLLLGIGFYGRGWTGVTQAAPGGTATGPAAGTYEQGIDDYKVLKTKCPATGTVGGTAYAKCGNNWWSYDTPSTIAGKMNYKNAQGLGGTFFWELSGDTSNGELIKAIN; encoded by the coding sequence ATGTTCAGCTCGCTCCGCCCCCGCGTCCGATTCCGGGCGCTCGTATCCGCCGCGTGTTGTGCCGTTCTGGGCGCGGGTCTGCTCGCCGGCGCGGGCACGGCCACCGCGGCCGGCCCGGCCGAACAGGCCGCGGCTCCGAAGGCGGCCGGCTCCAAGGTCGTCGGCTACTTCACCGAATGGGGCACCTACGACCGGAAGTACCTGGTCAAGAATGTCGAGACGTCCGGCTCGGCGGCCAAACTGACGCACATCAACTACGCCTTCGGCAACGTCACCGGCGGCAAGTGCGCGATGGGCGACAACTACGCGGCGACCGAGCGGACGCACACCGCGGCCGAGTCGGTCGACGGCGTCGCGGACACCTGGGACCAGCCGCTGCGCGGCAACTTCAACCAGCTGCGCGAGCTGAAGAAGAAGCACCCGAACCTCAAGGTCCTCTGGTCCTTCGGCGGCTGGACCTGGTCGGCGGGCTTCACCGAGGCGGCCAGGAACCCGGCCGCCTTCGCCCAGTCCTGCTACGACCTGGTCGAGAACTCGAAGTGGGCGGACGTCTTCGACGGGATCGACATCGACTGGGAGTACCCGAACGCGTGCGGGGCCACCTGTGACACCAGCGGGCGGGCCGCGTACAAGAACCTGATGTCCGCGGTGCGCGCCAAGTTCGGCGGCTCCGCGCTCGTCACCTCGGCGATCCCGGCCGACGCCACGGCCGGCGGCAAGCTGGACGCGGCGGACTACGCGGGCGCCGCCCAGTACGTCAACTGGTACAACCCGATGACGTACGACTTCTTCGGTGCCTGGGACGCGACCGGTCCCACGGCTCCGCACTCGGCGCTGAACTCCTACTCGGGCATCCCGAAGGCGGAGTTCCACACCTCCGCGACCATCGCCAAGCTCAAGGGCATGGGCGTCCCGGCCTCGAAGCTGCTGCTCGGCATCGGCTTCTACGGTCGCGGCTGGACCGGTGTCACCCAGGCGGCGCCCGGCGGCACGGCCACCGGCCCGGCGGCGGGAACGTACGAGCAGGGCATCGACGACTACAAGGTGCTCAAGACGAAGTGCCCGGCGACCGGCACGGTCGGCGGCACCGCGTACGCCAAGTGCGGGAACAACTGGTGGAGTTACGACACCCCGTCGACCATCGCCGGGAAGATGAACTACAAGAACGCGCAGGGCCTGGGCGGCACGTTCTTCTGGGAGCTGAGCGGTGACACGTCGAACGGCGAGCTGATCAAGGCGATCAACTAG
- a CDS encoding acyl-CoA dehydrogenase family protein: protein MPDRAPQPVDRQLPTDEARDLISLVRDIAQREIAPKAAEEEDAGHFPREVLTLLSESGLLGLPYDSEYGGGDQPYEVYLQVLEELAAARLTVGLGVSVHTLACHALANYGTKQQQVEHLPDMLGGGLLGAYCLSEPASGSDAASLRTKAVRDGDNWVITGTKAWITHGGVADFYTVLARTGGEGARGITAFLVPGDAEGLSAAVPEKKMGMKGSPTAQVHFDGVRIPDDRRIGDEGQGFAIALSALDSGRLGIAACAIGVAQAALDEAVGYATGRQQFGRPIADFQGLRFMLADMATQIEAGRALYLAAARLRDAGRPFAKQAAMAKLHCTDTAMKVTTDAVQVLGGYGYTADFPAERFMREAKVLQIVEGTNQIQRMVIARHLAGPESR from the coding sequence ATGCCCGACCGCGCCCCGCAGCCGGTGGACCGTCAACTGCCCACGGACGAGGCCCGGGATCTGATCTCGCTCGTGCGTGACATCGCGCAGCGCGAGATCGCCCCGAAGGCGGCCGAGGAGGAGGACGCCGGGCACTTCCCGCGCGAAGTCCTCACGCTGCTCTCGGAGTCGGGGCTGCTCGGCCTCCCGTACGACTCCGAATACGGCGGCGGAGACCAGCCGTACGAGGTCTATCTCCAGGTCCTCGAAGAGCTGGCCGCCGCCCGTCTCACCGTCGGCCTCGGCGTCAGCGTGCACACGCTCGCCTGCCACGCCCTCGCCAACTACGGCACCAAGCAGCAGCAGGTCGAGCATCTCCCGGACATGCTCGGCGGCGGACTTCTGGGCGCCTACTGCCTCTCGGAGCCCGCCTCCGGCTCGGACGCCGCGTCGCTGCGCACAAAGGCGGTGCGGGACGGCGACAACTGGGTGATCACGGGCACCAAGGCCTGGATCACGCACGGCGGAGTCGCCGACTTCTACACCGTGCTCGCGCGCACCGGCGGCGAGGGGGCGCGGGGCATCACGGCGTTCCTGGTGCCCGGCGACGCCGAGGGGCTGAGCGCCGCGGTGCCCGAGAAGAAGATGGGCATGAAGGGCTCACCCACCGCCCAGGTCCACTTCGACGGGGTGCGGATCCCGGACGACCGGCGCATCGGCGACGAGGGGCAGGGCTTCGCGATCGCCCTGTCCGCGCTCGACTCGGGGCGGCTCGGCATCGCGGCCTGCGCGATCGGTGTGGCCCAGGCCGCGCTGGACGAGGCCGTCGGGTACGCCACCGGGCGGCAGCAGTTCGGCCGCCCGATCGCGGACTTCCAGGGCCTGCGTTTCATGCTCGCGGACATGGCGACCCAGATCGAGGCGGGCCGCGCGCTGTACCTCGCCGCGGCCCGGCTGCGTGACGCGGGCCGGCCGTTCGCCAAGCAGGCGGCCATGGCGAAGCTGCACTGCACCGACACCGCGATGAAGGTCACCACGGACGCCGTCCAGGTGCTCGGCGGGTACGGCTACACCGCGGACTTCCCCGCGGAGCGCTTCATGCGCGAGGCCAAGGTGCTGCAGATCGTCGAGGGCACCAATCAGATCCAGCGGATGGTCATCGCCCGTCACCTCGCGGGTCCCGAGTCGCGCTGA
- a CDS encoding phosphotransferase family protein gives MATAPRPRTTTRDPEELAQRLTAWLAGRLPGAKAVDVRVPASNGLSSETLLFDIEHPEPPLRACALRLAADPAAYTVFPVYDLPRQYRTMRLVADRTDVPVPRVQWLEEDPGSLGAPFFVMERVQGRVPPDVMPYTYEGNWLHAASDAERERLEDASVGLLARLHDQVPVGEADFLVSPGDGSALRRHVEAQRTYYEWVIDGLSRSPLIEDAFDRLDALWPHDEGETVLSWGDARIGNVIYDGFEPAAVLDWEMAALAPREVDLGWMIYLHRFFQDLTVSFGQPGLPGFLRRDHVESRYAELTGHTPRDMDFHILYAALRHAVVMLRVAYRQVHFGESAVPADPDTLILHHDSLRAMVQGSYGN, from the coding sequence ATGGCAACGGCACCCCGTCCGCGTACGACCACACGTGACCCGGAGGAACTCGCGCAGCGGCTGACCGCCTGGCTCGCCGGACGGCTGCCCGGCGCCAAGGCGGTCGACGTCCGTGTCCCCGCCTCCAACGGACTCTCCAGCGAGACCCTGCTCTTCGACATCGAGCACCCCGAACCCCCGCTGCGTGCCTGCGCGTTGAGGCTCGCGGCGGACCCGGCGGCGTACACCGTCTTCCCGGTCTACGACCTGCCGCGGCAGTACCGCACCATGCGGCTGGTGGCGGACCGCACGGACGTGCCCGTGCCGCGGGTGCAGTGGCTGGAGGAGGACCCGGGGTCCCTCGGGGCGCCCTTCTTCGTCATGGAGCGCGTGCAGGGCCGCGTACCGCCGGACGTCATGCCCTACACGTACGAGGGCAACTGGCTGCACGCGGCAAGTGACGCCGAGCGGGAGCGACTTGAGGACGCCTCCGTCGGACTCCTCGCCCGGCTCCACGACCAAGTCCCGGTGGGCGAGGCTGACTTCCTCGTCTCGCCCGGAGACGGCAGCGCGCTACGACGTCATGTGGAGGCCCAACGCACGTACTACGAATGGGTGATTGACGGGCTGTCACGATCGCCCCTGATCGAGGACGCCTTCGACCGGCTCGACGCGCTGTGGCCGCACGACGAGGGCGAGACGGTCCTCAGCTGGGGTGACGCACGCATCGGAAACGTCATCTATGACGGCTTCGAACCCGCCGCGGTCCTCGACTGGGAGATGGCGGCACTGGCCCCGCGCGAGGTCGACCTCGGTTGGATGATCTACCTGCACCGCTTCTTCCAGGACCTCACCGTGAGCTTCGGCCAGCCCGGACTGCCCGGCTTCCTGCGCCGGGACCACGTGGAGTCGCGCTACGCCGAACTCACCGGCCACACACCGCGGGACATGGACTTCCACATCCTGTACGCCGCCCTGCGGCACGCGGTCGTCATGCTGCGCGTCGCCTACCGGCAGGTGCACTTCGGTGAGAGCGCCGTCCCCGCGGATCCGGACACACTGATCCTGCACCACGACAGCCTGCGAGCCATGGTGCAGGGCAGTTACGGGAACTGA
- a CDS encoding Lrp/AsnC family transcriptional regulator, which translates to MEELDRHIVQLLVEDGRMSYTDLGKATGLSTSAVHQRVRRLEQRGVIRGYAAVVDPEAVGLPITAFISVKPFDPSAPDDIAERLADVPELEACHSVAGDENYILKVRVSTPHELEELLARVRTLAGVSTRTTVVLSTPYEARPPKI; encoded by the coding sequence ATGGAGGAGCTGGACCGCCACATCGTGCAGCTGCTCGTCGAAGACGGGCGGATGAGCTACACCGACCTGGGCAAGGCCACGGGCCTGTCCACGTCGGCCGTGCACCAGCGGGTGCGCCGGCTTGAGCAGCGGGGCGTCATCCGCGGCTATGCCGCGGTCGTCGACCCGGAAGCCGTCGGGCTGCCGATCACCGCCTTCATCTCGGTGAAACCGTTCGACCCCAGCGCCCCCGACGACATCGCCGAACGGCTGGCCGACGTCCCCGAACTCGAGGCCTGCCACAGCGTCGCGGGCGATGAGAACTACATCCTCAAGGTCCGCGTCTCGACACCGCACGAGCTGGAGGAACTCCTCGCGCGCGTGCGCACGCTGGCGGGCGTCTCGACACGTACGACGGTGGTTCTCTCCACGCCGTACGAGGCCCGGCCACCGAAGATCTGA
- a CDS encoding amidohydrolase, which yields MSESTATPRTMLLRGGEVHSPADPFATAMVVERGQVAWVGSEGAADAFADGVDEVLDLEGALVTPAFTDAHVHTTATGLALTGLDLSDARTLGEAITLVRDFAAARPADRVLLGHGWDASRWPERRPPRRDELDEATGGRPLYLSRIDVHSAVATTALLDMAPGVRRAAGFEDGEPLTRDAHHAVRATAFAAVTPEQRTEAQRAALKHAASLGIGSVHECAGPEISSEDDFTGLLRLAAEETGPRVVGYWAEQGEEGVAKARALGAVGAAGDLFVDGALGSHTACLHQPYTDAEHTGTAYLDAAAVAAHVVACTEAGLQAGFHAIGDAAVTSVVDGVRAAAEKVGLARVRAARHRVEHAEMLTPETIAAFAELGLTASVQPVFDALWGGEDGMYVERLGAERARALNPFAALLRAGVPLAFGSDSPVTPLDPWGTVRAAAFHRTPEHRVSVRAAFTAHTRGGWRAVGRDDAGLLVPGAPADYAVWRTDELVVQAPDDRVARWSTDPRSGTPGLPDLTPGARLPVCLRTVVGGRTVFVRPDE from the coding sequence ATGAGTGAGAGCACCGCCACCCCCCGAACGATGTTGCTGCGCGGCGGGGAGGTGCACAGTCCCGCCGACCCGTTCGCCACCGCGATGGTCGTGGAACGCGGGCAGGTCGCCTGGGTCGGCTCCGAGGGCGCGGCCGACGCGTTCGCGGACGGTGTCGACGAGGTGCTGGACCTCGAAGGGGCGCTCGTCACCCCGGCGTTCACCGACGCGCATGTGCACACCACGGCCACCGGACTCGCCCTCACCGGCCTCGACCTCTCCGACGCCCGCACCCTCGGCGAGGCGATCACCCTCGTACGGGACTTCGCGGCCGCCCGCCCCGCCGACCGGGTACTCCTCGGGCACGGCTGGGACGCGTCCCGCTGGCCCGAGCGGCGGCCTCCCCGGCGGGACGAGCTGGACGAGGCCACCGGCGGACGCCCGCTCTACCTCAGCCGGATCGACGTCCACTCGGCCGTCGCCACCACGGCACTGCTGGACATGGCGCCGGGCGTACGCCGGGCGGCCGGCTTCGAGGACGGCGAACCGCTGACCCGCGACGCCCATCACGCCGTACGCGCCACCGCGTTCGCAGCCGTGACGCCGGAGCAGCGCACCGAGGCCCAGCGCGCCGCGCTGAAGCACGCGGCCTCGCTCGGCATCGGCTCCGTCCACGAGTGCGCGGGCCCGGAGATCTCCTCCGAGGACGACTTCACCGGGCTGCTGCGGCTCGCCGCGGAGGAGACCGGGCCCCGGGTCGTCGGCTACTGGGCCGAACAGGGGGAGGAGGGCGTGGCGAAGGCCCGGGCGCTGGGAGCGGTCGGCGCCGCGGGCGACCTCTTCGTGGACGGCGCCCTCGGCTCGCACACGGCCTGCCTCCACCAGCCGTACACCGACGCCGAGCACACCGGCACCGCCTACCTGGACGCCGCCGCCGTCGCCGCCCATGTGGTGGCATGCACCGAGGCGGGCCTCCAGGCGGGCTTCCACGCCATCGGGGACGCCGCGGTGACATCCGTGGTCGACGGAGTCCGCGCCGCCGCCGAGAAGGTCGGCCTGGCCCGCGTACGCGCCGCCAGGCACCGGGTCGAGCACGCCGAGATGCTCACCCCGGAGACGATCGCCGCCTTCGCCGAACTCGGCCTCACCGCCTCGGTCCAGCCGGTCTTCGACGCGCTGTGGGGCGGCGAGGACGGTATGTACGTCGAACGCCTCGGCGCCGAGCGGGCGCGGGCGCTCAACCCGTTCGCGGCCCTGCTGCGGGCCGGGGTGCCGCTGGCCTTCGGCTCCGACAGCCCCGTCACACCGCTCGACCCGTGGGGCACCGTCCGCGCCGCGGCCTTCCACCGCACCCCGGAGCACCGGGTGTCCGTGCGCGCCGCGTTCACGGCGCATACGCGGGGCGGCTGGCGGGCGGTCGGACGCGACGACGCGGGCCTCCTGGTACCCGGCGCGCCCGCGGACTACGCCGTGTGGCGCACCGACGAGCTCGTCGTCCAGGCCCCGGACGACCGGGTCGCCCGCTGGTCGACCGACCCGCGCTCCGGCACCCCCGGACTGCCCGACCTCACGCCCGGCGCGCGACTGCCCGTCTGTCTGCGGACGGTCGTGGGCGGACGGACGGTATTCGTACGGCCGGACGAGTGA
- a CDS encoding polyprenol monophosphomannose synthase — protein sequence MNDGGGRQFGPLGTTLVIIPTFNEAENIKAIVGRVRASVPAAHVLIADDNSPDGTGKLADELTVEDDQVHVLHRKGKEGLGAAYLAGFRWGLENGYGVLVEMDADGSHQPEELPRLLTALKGADLVLGSRWVPGGRVVNWPKSREFISRGGSLYSRVMLDVPIRDVTGGYRAFRRETLEGLGLGEVSSQGYCFQVDLARRAVKAGYHVVEVPITFVERELGDSKMSRDILVEALWRVTTWGVGERADRIRGRRKS from the coding sequence GTGAACGACGGTGGTGGGCGACAGTTCGGTCCGCTCGGCACGACCTTGGTGATCATCCCGACCTTCAACGAGGCGGAGAACATCAAGGCGATCGTCGGCCGGGTGCGGGCCTCCGTGCCCGCGGCGCACGTTCTGATCGCCGACGACAACAGCCCCGACGGCACCGGCAAACTCGCCGACGAACTGACCGTCGAGGACGACCAGGTCCACGTGCTGCACCGCAAGGGCAAGGAAGGCCTCGGCGCCGCCTATCTCGCGGGCTTCCGCTGGGGCCTGGAGAACGGGTACGGCGTACTGGTCGAGATGGACGCCGACGGCTCGCACCAGCCCGAGGAACTGCCCCGGCTGCTCACCGCCCTCAAGGGGGCCGACCTCGTGCTCGGGTCCCGCTGGGTGCCGGGCGGGCGGGTGGTCAACTGGCCCAAGTCCCGTGAGTTCATCTCGCGCGGCGGCAGCCTGTACTCGCGCGTCATGCTCGACGTGCCGATCCGCGACGTCACCGGCGGCTACCGCGCCTTCCGCCGCGAGACCCTGGAGGGCCTCGGCCTCGGTGAGGTCTCCTCGCAGGGCTATTGCTTCCAGGTCGACCTGGCCCGCCGCGCCGTCAAGGCCGGCTATCACGTGGTCGAGGTGCCCATCACCTTCGTCGAACGCGAGCTGGGCGACTCCAAGATGAGCCGCGACATCCTGGTGGAGGCCCTGTGGAGGGTGACCACGTGGGGGGTCGGGGAGCGGGCGGACCGGATTCGCGGGCGTCGGAAGTCCTGA
- the fxsA gene encoding FxsA family membrane protein: MTTGASTPPHPARPRRSGPLRYLPLGIAAWLVLEIWLLIMVAGATSGFTVFLLLVAGFVLGSVVIKRAGRRAFRALSETLQQQQSGALPQGGTNSEGNGLMMLGGLLLMLPGLISDALGLLLLVPPVQKGLSRYAERTFERKMREAGAGTLGGAFQQVRIHRPDGKVVPGEVIRDDESRDRRQEDSGPRPPLNG; the protein is encoded by the coding sequence ATGACGACTGGCGCTTCGACTCCGCCCCACCCCGCACGGCCCCGGCGCTCCGGCCCGCTCAGGTATCTGCCGCTCGGCATCGCCGCATGGCTGGTGCTGGAGATCTGGCTGCTGATCATGGTGGCGGGCGCCACGAGCGGCTTCACCGTCTTCCTGCTGCTGGTCGCCGGATTCGTCCTCGGCTCCGTGGTCATCAAGCGGGCCGGACGCCGTGCCTTTCGCGCACTGAGCGAGACGCTGCAGCAACAGCAGAGCGGGGCGTTGCCGCAGGGCGGTACGAATTCCGAGGGCAACGGGCTGATGATGCTGGGCGGGCTGCTGCTGATGCTTCCCGGGCTCATCTCCGACGCGCTCGGGCTGCTTCTGTTGGTGCCGCCAGTGCAGAAGGGGTTGAGCCGGTATGCGGAGCGGACGTTTGAGCGCAAGATGCGGGAGGCCGGTGCTGGGACGCTCGGGGGTGCCTTCCAGCAGGTGCGTATCCATCGGCCCGACGGGAAGGTCGTTCCTGGCGAGGTCATCCGTGACGACGAGTCGCGGGACCGTCGTCAGGAGGACTCGGGCCCGAGGCCCCCGCTGAACGGCTGA
- a CDS encoding RNA polymerase-binding protein RbpA, giving the protein MSERALRGTRLVVTSYETDRGIDLAPRQAVEYACEKGHRFEMPFSVEAEIPPEWECKVCGAQALLVDGDGPEEKKAKPARTHWDMLMERRTREELEEVLEERLAVLRSGAMNIAVHPRDSRKSA; this is encoded by the coding sequence ATGAGTGAGCGAGCTCTTCGCGGCACGCGCCTCGTGGTGACCAGCTACGAGACGGACCGCGGCATCGACCTGGCCCCGCGCCAGGCCGTGGAGTACGCATGCGAGAAGGGCCATCGATTCGAGATGCCCTTCTCGGTGGAGGCGGAGATCCCGCCGGAGTGGGAGTGCAAGGTCTGCGGGGCCCAGGCACTCCTGGTGGACGGCGACGGCCCTGAGGAAAAGAAGGCCAAGCCCGCGCGCACGCATTGGGACATGCTGATGGAGCGGCGCACGCGAGAGGAACTCGAAGAGGTCCTCGAAGAGCGCTTGGCTGTACTTCGCTCCGGAGCCATGAACATCGCGGTCCACCCTCGGGACAGCCGCAAGTCCGCGTAA
- a CDS encoding MFS transporter yields the protein MGTDTVREQAADEAAERRREQRGWYVYDWACSVYSTSVLTVFLGPYLTSVAKAAADADGFVHPLGIPLRAGSFFAYCVSASVILSIFVMPLAGAAADRTGRKKPLLAVAAYLGAAATAGMFFLDGDRYLLGGLLLIVANASLAVSMVLYNSYLPQIAPPEERDAVSSRGWAFGYASGALVLVANLILYTAHDTFGVSESTAVRICLASAGIWWGAFTLVPLKRLRDRRTTPSSGTSTHGWRQLAATWRDMRHQPLTLAFLLAYLVYNDGIQTVISQASVYGSEELGLDQSTLIVAVLLVQLLAVAGALGMGRLARTYGAKRTILGSLIAWTVTLAAGYFLPAGAPVWFFVLAAGIGLVLGGSQALSRSLFSHLVPPGKEAEYFSAYEMSDRGMSWLGPLLFGLTYQLTGSYRDAIISLVAFFVLGFVLLARVPVRRAVRDAGNPVPDRI from the coding sequence GTGGGCACCGACACCGTGCGGGAACAAGCGGCCGACGAGGCCGCGGAACGGCGGCGCGAACAACGCGGCTGGTACGTCTACGACTGGGCCTGCTCCGTCTACTCGACGAGCGTCCTCACCGTCTTCCTCGGCCCCTATCTGACCTCGGTCGCCAAGGCGGCCGCGGACGCCGACGGATTCGTGCACCCGCTGGGGATCCCCCTGCGCGCCGGTTCCTTCTTCGCGTACTGCGTGTCGGCGTCCGTCATCCTGTCGATCTTCGTGATGCCGCTGGCGGGCGCGGCGGCCGACCGCACGGGCCGCAAGAAGCCGCTCCTCGCGGTCGCCGCCTATCTGGGAGCCGCGGCCACCGCGGGCATGTTCTTCCTGGACGGCGACCGCTATCTGCTGGGCGGCCTCCTGCTGATTGTGGCCAACGCCTCACTGGCCGTCTCGATGGTGCTCTACAACTCCTACCTCCCCCAGATCGCCCCGCCCGAGGAGCGCGACGCCGTCTCGTCGAGAGGCTGGGCCTTCGGCTACGCGTCGGGCGCGCTGGTCCTGGTCGCGAACCTGATCCTCTACACGGCCCACGACACCTTCGGCGTCTCGGAGTCGACGGCGGTCCGCATCTGCCTGGCCTCGGCCGGTATCTGGTGGGGCGCCTTCACGCTCGTACCGCTCAAACGGCTGCGCGACCGCCGCACGACGCCCTCCTCGGGTACGTCCACGCACGGCTGGCGGCAGCTGGCGGCCACGTGGCGGGACATGCGCCACCAGCCACTGACGCTCGCCTTCCTGCTCGCCTATCTGGTCTACAACGACGGCATCCAGACGGTCATCTCCCAGGCATCCGTGTACGGATCCGAGGAACTGGGTCTCGACCAGTCGACGCTGATCGTCGCCGTGCTGCTGGTCCAGCTGCTCGCGGTGGCAGGGGCGCTCGGGATGGGGCGACTCGCCCGGACGTACGGCGCCAAACGGACCATCCTCGGCTCGCTGATCGCCTGGACGGTGACGCTGGCCGCGGGTTACTTCCTGCCCGCCGGCGCGCCCGTCTGGTTCTTCGTCCTCGCCGCCGGCATCGGGCTCGTCCTCGGCGGCAGCCAGGCGCTGTCCCGGTCCCTGTTCTCGCATCTGGTGCCGCCGGGCAAGGAGGCCGAGTACTTCTCGGCGTACGAGATGAGCGACCGCGGTATGAGCTGGCTCGGCCCTCTTCTGTTCGGTCTGACGTACCAGCTAACCGGAAGTTATCGGGACGCGATCATCTCGCTCGTGGCCTTCTTCGTGCTGGGATTCGTGCTGCTCGCGAGGGTTCCGGTACGCCGGGCTGTGCGCGACGCGGGCAACCCCGTTCCGGACAGGATTTAG
- a CDS encoding glycerophosphodiester phosphodiesterase: MSTRIRHPYLDHPGPIAFAHRGGDADGLENTAAQFRRAVEAGYRYIETDVHATADGKLVAFHDATLDRVTDGAGRIADLPWDDVSHARVAGSEPVPLFEELLETFPDVRWNVDIKAEPALHPLLDLIRRTGSWDRVCVGSFSEARVARAQRLAGPRLATSYGTRGVLGLRLRSWGIPAPLRRSAVCAQVPESQSGIPVVDHRFVRAAHARGLQVHVWTVNDPARMHRLLDLGVDGIMTDHIETLRGVLEDRGTWV; encoded by the coding sequence GTGAGCACCCGTATACGCCACCCCTACCTCGACCATCCCGGCCCGATCGCCTTCGCCCACCGGGGCGGGGACGCTGACGGCCTGGAGAACACCGCGGCACAGTTCCGGCGCGCGGTCGAGGCCGGCTACCGATACATCGAGACCGATGTACACGCCACGGCGGACGGAAAACTCGTCGCCTTCCACGACGCGACGCTGGACCGGGTGACCGACGGGGCGGGCCGGATAGCGGACCTCCCCTGGGACGACGTGAGCCACGCGCGCGTGGCGGGATCGGAACCGGTCCCCCTCTTCGAGGAGCTGCTGGAGACGTTCCCGGACGTCCGCTGGAACGTCGACATCAAGGCGGAGCCCGCCCTGCACCCCCTGCTCGACCTGATCCGCCGCACCGGCTCCTGGGACCGCGTCTGCGTCGGTTCCTTCTCCGAGGCGCGGGTCGCCCGCGCGCAGCGCCTGGCAGGTCCGCGCCTGGCCACCTCGTACGGCACCCGGGGCGTCCTCGGACTGCGTCTGCGGTCGTGGGGGATCCCGGCCCCGCTGCGCCGCTCGGCGGTCTGCGCCCAGGTGCCGGAGTCCCAGTCGGGCATCCCCGTGGTCGATCACCGGTTCGTGCGCGCGGCCCACGCGCGCGGGCTGCAGGTCCACGTCTGGACGGTCAACGACCCCGCACGGATGCACCGGCTCCTGGACCTGGGAGTCGATGGCATCATGACCGATCACATCGAGACGCTGCGCGGGGTCCTGGAGGACCGCGGCACCTGGGTCTGA